The following are encoded together in the Glycine max cultivar Williams 82 chromosome 8, Glycine_max_v4.0, whole genome shotgun sequence genome:
- the LOC100790478 gene encoding F-box protein At1g10780 has translation MDSLPDAILQCILSRITNARDVSSCNCVSKRWKDSTPYVRTLYFPRSSFDTPSSSSEGADNIIKRMVSRVVKLEELIVYNPFSSNGLASWLSLAGQTLLQLELRMENLADNQGFHESPSKLDYIGAAKNLESLKLWGVLMVRSPKWDVFPNLRNLEIIGARLEDPVLSVVLCSCPVLTSLLLLGCEGVRSLSIELPCLEQCKLDFYGRGDCSLTLTSPNIESLEVQGCSWIRVPETKHLRKLSISNSAGRVYMVDFGKLSALEYLCMRGIQWCWDAICKMLKLASEVKHLYMKVEFTGDYDALQPFPEIDFVDFFNSHQKLQKFDIHGAMFAALCQKNSLKHVDSGFVIPFLEEVVITVRSPLNAEQKMSTLESLLKYGKSLKRMVIKILEMKSCHSSADDFFDEICRFRYMNHSIVRIE, from the exons ATGGATTCTCTCCCTGATGCCATTCTCCAATGCATCTTGTCCCGAATCACTAATGCTCGTGACGTGTCATCTTGCAATTGTGTTTCCAAGCGATGGAAGGACTCCACCCCCTACGTCAGAACCCTCTACTTTCCTCGCAGCTCATTTGAcaccccttcttcttcttctgaggGTGCTGACAACATCATCAAAAGAATGGTGTCAAGAGTGGTGAAGTTAGAGGAGCTAATTGTGTATAACCCCTTTTCCTCTAATGGCCTTGCATCATGGCTCTCACTGGCCGGGCAAACTCTTCTTCAGCTCGAGCTCCGAATGGAAAACCTCGCCGACAATCAGGGCTTCCATGAAAGCCCTTCCAAATTGGACTATATTGGTGCTGCTAAGAATTTGGAGTCTCTGAAACTGTGGGGTGTGTTGATGGTTCGTTCCCCCAAATGGGATGTGTTTCCTAACCTCAGGAACCTCGAAATTATCGGTGCAAGGTTGGAGGACCCTGTGTTGAGTGTGGTGCTTTGCTCATGCCCGGTTCTCACCAGTTTGTTGCTGCTTGGATGTGAAGGGGTTAGATCGCTCTCTATCGAGTTGCCATGTTTGGAGCAGTGTAAGCTGGATTTTTATGGGAGGGGGGACTGTTCTCTCACTTTGACTTCCCCCAACATTGAGTCCCTTGAGGTACAAGGCTGTAGCTGGATTAGGGTCCCTGAAACCAAGCATTTGAGGAAACTTTCCATATCCAACAGTGCAG GGAGAGTGTATATGGTTGATTTTGGAAAACTTTCAGCTCTGGAGTATCTGTGTATGAGAGGAATCCAGTGGTGCTGGGATGCCATATGCAAAATGCTGAAATTGGCAAGTGAGGTGAAACACCTCTATATGAAGGTTGAATTCACTGGGGACTATGATGCACTTCAACCCTTTCCAGAGATTGATTTTGTTGACTTCTTCAACAGTCATCAAAAGCTACAAAAGTTTGACATTCATGGAGCCATGTTTGCAGCTCTTTGCCAGAAGAACAGTCTCAAACAT GTGGATTCAGGATTTGTGATTCCGTTTTTGGAGGAAGTGGTGATCACAGTGAGGTCACCTCTAAATGCTGAACAGAAAATGAGTACTCTTGAATCATTGCTCAAATACGGGAAAAGTCTTAAGAGAATGGTTATAAAGATTCTTGAGATGAAGAGCTGCCATAGTAGTGCTGATGATTTTTTTGACGAGATTTGCCGGTTCAGATATATGAATCATAGCATAGTTCGAATAGAATAA
- the LOC100790998 gene encoding pathogenesis-related thaumatin-like protein 3.5, with translation MANPHIALLKLTSIFIVIFASAPELCGSNKTFTLVNYCKETIWPGITRSDNHSGDGFALKSGQTTVYTAPDGWSGRIWARTGCDFDNNGNGKCKTGGCGTSINCTGPGSPPATSADFTLGEPDFYDVSLVDGFNLPIVVKAINGTGNCSTVGCDGDLRQNCPSELASKDNDKVIACRSACDVFNTDDYCCRGTYGNPATCLASNYSKIFKQVCPAAYSFALDDPTSLITCSKADFVVIFCGSRNQTACSYQDKQVVCNRPNKAYKAIPQSWWVLMLLPLTYGFNLRITP, from the exons ATGGCTAATCCACACATTGCACTGCTGAAACTCACCTCCATCTTCATTGTCATTTTTGCCTCAG CACCTGAACTGTGTGGAAGCAATAAGACTTTCACTCTAGTAAATTACTGCAAGGAGACAATATGGCCTGGCATAACGCGCAGTGACAACCACAGTGGCGACGGCTTCGCATTGAAATCAGGACAAACAACTGTATATACTGCTCCAGATGGATGGAGTGGGAGGATATGGGCTAGAACAGGCTGCGACTTTGACAACAACGGCaatggaaagtgcaaaacagGTGGCTGTGGCACCAGCATAAACTGCACTGGCCCTGGAAGCCCTCCAGCAACAAGTGCTGACTTCACCCTTGGTGAACCTGATTTCTATGATGTTAGCCTTGTGGATGGCTTCAACTTGCCTATAGTAGTGAAAGCTATTAATGGCACAGGGAACTGCAGCACTGTTGGCTGTGATGGAGATTTGAGGCAGAACTGCCCTTCAGAGCTTGCTTCTAAGGACAATGACAAAGTTATTGCTTGCCGGAGTGCATGTGATGTCTTCAATACTGATGATTATTGCTGCAGAGGGACTTATGGAAACCCTGCAACATGTTTGGCTTCAAACTACTCCAAGATCTTCAAACAAGTGTGCCCTGCAGCATATAGTTTTGCACTTGATGACCCAACAAGTCTAATAACTTGTTCAAAAGCAGACTTTGTTGTGATATTCTGTGGATCAAG GAATCAGACAGCTTGTTCCTATCAAGACAAGCAGGTTGTATGTAATCGACCAAATAAAGCCTATAAAGCCATACCTCAGAGCTGGTGGGTCCTGATGCTCCTCCCATTGACATACGGGTTCAATTTAAGGATCACACCTTAG
- the LOC100305948 gene encoding uncharacterized protein LOC100305948 precursor, producing MALGRGSAVVLLLCFLVLQSEMARAATYRVGDSRGWTFNTVTWPQGKRFRAGDTLAFNYSPGAHNVVAVSKAGYDSCKTPRGAKVYRSGKDQIRLARGQNYFICNYVGHCESGMKIAINAA from the exons ATGGCTCTGGGAAGAGGCAGTGCAGTGGTTCTACTACTTTGCTTCTTGGTGCTTCAGTCTGAGATGGCTCGTGCTGCCACTTATAGAGTTGGAGATTCTAGGGGTTGGACCTTTAACACCGTTACCTGGCCCCAAGGAAAACGCTTTAGGGCAGGTGACACACTTG CGTTCAATTATAGTCCTGGGGCTCACAATGTGGTGGCGGTGAGCAAGGCTGGGTATGATAGCTGCAAGACACCAAGAGGAGCCAAAGTGTATCGGTCAGGGAAGGATCAGATCAGACTTGCTAGGGGACAAAACTACTTCATCTGCAATTACGTTGGTCACTGCGAGTCTGGGATGAAAATTGCCATCAACGCTGCATGA
- the LOC100791525 gene encoding partner of Y14 and mago, with amino-acid sequence MSDDERKKQIAELSKSLKEGERLVGPTRRPDGTLRKPIRIRAGYTPQDEVAIYQPKGALLKKEMGSAGPPGYEPDADSKPKTKSVKRNERKKEKRIQAALEKEKNVSEVEDSGKQESLEALTSQVNRLAVQDSPQAQDIDKRIRALKKKIRLTEALEQKSAEQDLKPEQLEKLAKLEDWRRELKLLEDEKGETTVS; translated from the exons ATGAGCGACGACGAAAGGAAGAAGCAAATAGCGGAGCTGAGCAAAAGCCTCAAAGAAGGAGAGAGGCTCGTGGGCCCAACGAGACGGCCCGACGGAACCCTCCGCAAGCCCATTCGAATCCGCGCCGGCTACACCCCTCAAGACGAAGTCGCCATTTACCAACCCAAAGGAGCACTC TTGAAAAAGGAGATGGGCTCCGCTGGGCCTCCCGGGTACGAACCAGACGCTGATTCCAAGCCCAAGACCAAGTCCGTTAAGAGGAAcgagagaaagaaggaaaagcGCATTCAG GCTGCGcttgaaaaggaaaagaatgtGAGTGAAGTTGAAGATAGTGGAAAGCAGGAATCTCTGGAGGCATTGACCTCACAGGTAAATCGGCTCGCTGTGCAAGATTCGCCCCAAGCTCAAGATATTGATAAAAGAATTCGTGCTCTCAAAAAGAAG ATTCGACTTACAGAAGCATTGGAGCAGAAAAGTGCAGAGCAAGATCTGAAGCCAGAGCAGTTGGAAAAGCTAGCAAAATTAGAAGATTGGCGTAGGGAGTTAAAGTTATTGGAGGATGAGAAGGGTGAAACAACCGTATCATGA